A region from the Pseudopipra pipra isolate bDixPip1 chromosome 8, bDixPip1.hap1, whole genome shotgun sequence genome encodes:
- the FGFBP3 gene encoding LOW QUALITY PROTEIN: fibroblast growth factor-binding protein 3 (The sequence of the model RefSeq protein was modified relative to this genomic sequence to represent the inferred CDS: deleted 2 bases in 1 codon), whose product MALRYRRAVSSDKACVCLRVGENPASRCRRGTALPACPRAVPRGRWPGRGVGGGSPRPLITPVPGPPRAARERGAAAHSCPAPPPSPHRTVSASGQRGEHRGRGECGGTAGSPPGRPVSEAPRRLPRRRMRMPLALLALAVLGAAAGGGAGREEAREGRFSTPEQQRCRWELRSAAGASELRLSCRAAGGGTARSCAYRGEPRRCPAYGARSHQYWRQILSRLRRRLHPCAPGAPLSARLCGPGRAPPEAQLRLLPDPGPATPAPAPEPTEDPAETYCTERWHSLCSFFVGFWEG is encoded by the exons ATGGCTTTGAGATACCGGCGTGCGGTTTCCTCGGACAAAGCGTGCGTGTGTTTGCGTGTCGGGGAAAATCCCGCCAGCCGGTGCCGTCGGGGCACGGCGCTACCGGCCTGTCCCCGCGCTGTCCCCCGCGGGCGGTGGCCGGGGAGGGGCGTTGGCGGGGGCAGTCCCCGACCATTGATAACCCCCGTGCCGGGCCCGCCGCGGGCAGCCCGGGAGCGCGGAGCCGCCGCGCACTCCTGTCCCGCACCACCACCCAGCCCACATCGCACCGTGAGTGCCTCGGGACAGCGCGGAGAACACCGGG GGCGCGGAGAATGCGGCGGGACGGCGGGGTCCCCGCCGGGACGCCCCGTCTCTGAGGCACCGAGGAGGCTCCCGCGGCGCCGA ATGAGGATGCCGCTGGCGCTGCTGGCCCTGGCCGTCTTGGGGGCCGCCGctggcggcggggcgggccgggagGAGGCGCGGGAGGGCCGGTTCTCCACGCCGGAGCAGCAGCGGTGCCGCTGGGAGCTGCGCTCGGCCGCGGGGGCCAGCGAGCTGCGGCTGAGCTGccgggcggcgggcggcgggacGGCGCGGAGCTGCGCCTACCGCGGGGAGCCGCGGCGCTGCCCGGCCTACGGCGCCCGCAGCCACCAGTACTGGCGGCAGATCCTGTCCCGGCTGCGACGGCGGCTCCATCCCTGCGCCCCGGGAGCGCCGCTCAGCGCCCGCCTgtgcgggccgggccgggcgccGCCCGAGGCGCAGCTCCGCCTGCTGCCCGACCCCGGCCCGGCCACGCCGGCCCCCGCCCCGGAGCCCACCGAGGACCCCGCGGAGACCTACTGCACCGAGCGGTGGCACTCACTGTGCAGCTTCTTTGTCGGCTTCTGGGAGGGCTGA
- the LOC135418451 gene encoding D(1)-like dopamine receptor has product MGGSAAGDGPRVLRALTGCLLGSLVLSTLVGNALVCLAVLRFRHLRAKVTNWFVLSLAISDLCVALLVMPWKAITEVTGGSWLFGSRFCDTWVAFDIMCSTASILHLCIISLDRYWAIASPFRYERKMTQRLACAMIAMAWTLSILISFIPVQLHWHKAKDRGYPGYRLPGTPGCDVRLNRTYAITSSLISFYIPVAIMIITYTRIYRIAQAQIRRISTLERAGGQWPAHSKEPTSSLRNSLHKETKVLQTLSIIMGVFVCCWLPFFLLNCLLPFCQPMLEKDHEGQSSCVSQTTFNIFMWLGWANSSLNPVIYAFNADFRRAFSSLLGCWCFCCGTPKSTVERVNFSNELVSYHHDTTCQKEGAASLSVPPAAVTAWVQPIPHAVSLQGEDSSEVPVEKRLATSLTQAAPGISPKNCQVPAILQLDCKTELSLETVAPCAGLGQCEGPHCLVSEG; this is encoded by the coding sequence ATGGGGGGCTCGGCGGCAGGGGACGGCCCGCGGGTGCTGCGGGCCCTCACCGGGTGCCTGCTGGGCTCCCTGGTGCTGAGCACGCTGGTGGGCAATGCTCTGGTGTGCCTGGCTGTCCTGCGCTTCCGTCACCTGCGTGCCAAGGTCACCAACTGGTTCGTGCTGTCACTGGCCATCTCGGACCTCTGCGTAGCCCTCCTGGTGATGCCCTGGAAGGCGATCACTGAGGTGACTGGAGGCTCCTGGCTCTTCGGCAGTCGCTTTTGTGATACCTGGGTGGCTTTTGACATCATGTGCTCCACTGCCTCCATCCTCCACCTCTGCATCATCAGCCTAGACCGCTACTGGGCCATCGCCAGCCCCTTTCGCTATGAGCGCAAGATGACACAGCGCCTTGCCTGTGCCATGATAGCCATGGCCTGGACCCTCTCCATCCTCATCTCCTTCATCCCAGTGCAGCTGCACTGGCATAAAGCCAAGGACAGAGGATATCCCGGTTACCGGCTGCCTGGGACACccggatgtgatgtcagattGAATCGCACTTACGCCATTACCTCCTCCCTTATTAGCTTCTACATCCCCGTGGCCATAATGATCATCACCTATACCAGGATCTACCGAATTGCCCAGGCCCAGATCCGCCGTATCTCCACCCTTGAGAGAGCAGGGGGGCAGTGGCCAGCTCACAGCAAGGAGCCCACCTCCTCTTTGCGGAATTCCTTGCACAAGGAGACAAAGGTGCTGCAGACTCTCTCTATCATAATGGGAGTCTTTGTTTGCTGCTGGCTGcccttcttcctgctcaactGTCTGCTGCCTTTCTGTCAGCCCATGCTCGAGAAAGACCATGAGGGACAGTCATCCTGTGTTAGCCAAACCACCTTCAACATCTTCATGTGGCTTGGCTGGGCCAACTCTTCATTGAATCCAGTGATCTATGCTTTCAATGCAGATTTCAGGAGGGCTTTCAGCAGCCTCTTGGGCTGCTGGTGCTTCTGCTGTGGCACACCCAAATCCACTGTGGAGAGGGTCAACTTCAGCAATGAGCTGGTTTCCTATCATCATGACACCACCTGCCAGAAGGAAGGAGCTGCCTCCTTGTCAGtacctcctgctgctgtcaccGCCTGGGTGCAGCCCATTCCCCATGCCGTAAGCCTTCAGGGAGAGGACAGCAGTGAGGTGCCTGTGGAGAAAAGACTTGCGACTTCTCTGACTCAGGCTGCCCCTGGGATCAGCCCCAAGAATTGCCAGGTGCCGGCTATTTTGCAATTGGATTGCAAGACAGAGCTATCCCTGGAAACTGTTGCCCCCTGTGCAGGACTTGGTCAGTGTGAGGGACCCCATTGCCTTGTTTCAGAGGGATAA